A window of Pusillimonas sp. T7-7 contains these coding sequences:
- a CDS encoding cell division protein FtsQ/DivIB, which translates to MFSDARLTNFIANTLALLAVLALIAGVVMWVAQRPYFAIAKIQIEPMQSDAFNYVTAAGVQATIAGRVAGNFFSVNLDSTRHLIETVPWVRHAQVRRVWPNSLRIQIEEQQPLALWNENQMINTWGESFTANQGQLADDASLPQLNGPDSSERLVVQRYAELARWFAPLSLSVQEVTLSPRYAWEVKLSDGVHLSLGRDPAADVADPHGRSGALPFAARIERFVQAWPKLYERLDGRVISSADLRYSNGFAITLAPVSNISSK; encoded by the coding sequence GTGTTTTCAGATGCACGCCTGACCAACTTCATCGCGAACACGCTGGCTTTGCTGGCCGTGCTCGCCTTGATCGCGGGCGTCGTCATGTGGGTGGCACAAAGACCTTATTTTGCAATTGCCAAAATCCAGATCGAACCCATGCAGTCGGATGCCTTCAACTATGTGACGGCGGCCGGCGTGCAGGCAACGATTGCAGGGCGCGTGGCGGGCAACTTCTTTTCAGTCAATCTGGACAGCACCAGGCACTTGATTGAAACCGTGCCTTGGGTGCGCCATGCGCAGGTGCGTCGTGTGTGGCCGAATTCCTTGCGTATTCAAATAGAAGAACAGCAGCCCCTGGCCTTGTGGAATGAGAACCAGATGATCAACACTTGGGGCGAGTCGTTTACCGCCAACCAGGGTCAGCTTGCCGACGATGCCAGCTTGCCCCAGTTGAACGGGCCGGACAGCTCCGAGCGGTTGGTGGTGCAGCGCTATGCCGAGCTGGCACGCTGGTTTGCACCACTGAGCCTCAGCGTGCAGGAAGTGACGCTTAGCCCGCGCTATGCCTGGGAAGTGAAGCTTTCCGATGGTGTGCATCTTAGCCTGGGCCGCGATCCGGCCGCCGATGTGGCCGACCCTCATGGCCGTTCGGGCGCCTTGCCTTTCGCTGCCCGCATAGAGCGCTTTGTGCAGGCCTGGCCCAAATTGTATGAACGGCTGGATGGTCGTGTCATCAGCAGTGCAGATTTACGTTATTCCAACGGTTTTGCTATTACGTTGGCCCCTGTTTCCAATATCTCTTCGAAGTAA